taatatctactaacattaataacaataataatgttgaCTATTACAACCGTTACAACCATTACAATCATAATGTCcacatttaatataatttataacaaaagattttttttgaaagtgattaattttaaagataaatactgtaattagatataattttcataaaacACAATCACTAAACTTTCTTTCACAAAATAGTAAAAGTTTAAATGCTTCATTAACCAACAAGTCATAAAGATTGCAAATAAGGGAAGATTAATTACAGTAATCTTACTAAAACCGTCCTTCATTAACTACAATTCCATATATATGAAAGATGTTAATATGTTGTTTTGGAAGATCCTTTTTCAGTTCACTTCACTCTCTGGTTCAGTATGTTTAACAACTCCAgattcctcttcttcttcttcctcttcgaTTCTTTGTTGTTGCTACATTCTGGTTCTGCCACCTCGTACTCCAAACCTCAATTGCCGTGCCAGCCGCCGACCCATAATTCCTACCCTTTCTGCGACACCTCGCTCCCCATTCCGGCCAGAGTCCACTCCCTCGTCTCCCTCCTCACCGTCGACGAGAAAATCCAGCGCCTCTCCGACAACAACTCCGGCATCCCGCGCCTGGGAATTCCGGCCTATGAGTGGTGGTCGGAGTCCCTCCACGGCATCGCCAGCAATGGGCCCGGGATCAGCTTCGACGGCGCCGTCAAATCCGCCACCGGGTTCCCCCAGGTCATGCTCACCGCCGCCGCGTTCAACCGCAGCCTCTGGCGCTCGATCGCCGCCGCCACCGCCGTGGAGGCCCGGGCCATGTTCAATTCGGGTCAAGCGGGGTTGACTTTCTGGGCGCCGAATGTGAACGTGTTCGTGGATCCCAGATGGGGGAGGGGACAAGAGACGCCCGGGGAAGATCCGATGGTGGTTTCTGATTACGCTGTGGAGTATGTTAGAGGGTTTCAAGGCCAGGGTTTGAAGGGTAAAAATGGGAGAAAATATTCGATTtctgggaataggatgcttgaggaggaagatgatgatggtgatgacaGGTTGATGTTGTCAGCATGTTGTAAGCATTTAACTGCTTATGGCTTGGAGATGTGGCATGAATTTTCTAGATATAGCTTCAATGCTGTGGTAAATTTactactttttaatttttttattaacagAATTATATTACTGCTACATTTTACAAGCTTGTCTGTCTGATTGTTTAGACTTCAATTACTTGAAATCAGGATTACTTGTGTGGAGAAATTATTGCTTTTTGTGTAATGCTATGGTAGCTTATCATGTCTTGTGTAATTCTCTAGATGATAGTCTTGCCCACAAAACGCGAAATTCCCTAGCCCTTAGGCTCCCACATCGCAGTCCAACAGGACAGTGGATGTGTAAATCACAATAATTCAATGACTCATTAGGTGGGATGACCAATGCCTAGTCCCTAGATGATAGTCTAGCTCACAAAACGCGAAATTCCCTCGCCCTTAGGCTCCCACATCCCGGTCTGACAGGATAGTGGATGTGTAAATTACAGTAACTCAATGATCCATTAGGTGGGATGACCGGTTTCCCTAGATGACAGTCTTATATTATCATGTAGTTTATCTCGATTTTGCATTCCATAATCTGATGCTTTCTGCATTATTTGGTTGTGGCAATCTCTGTTCTATCTGTTTCTTGGTATGTTGCAGAAATTTTAACCGATagtgattttttgttttagtaccaTTTTTACTTTGTTATTAATATGAATAAGTATATTTTCACAATTTGTTCATTGTTGAATATGGGACGACTGTTTAAGAAACAAAGATTTGTTTCTGAACCCCCTGCATATTTTGGTTTGATTTCCATTTTCAAATGGTAGAAACTTCTCGCGGTAAAATAGTGATTGTGTgtgaaaaatataatgttaaatgtGTTATATATAAAGGTAACAAAGCAAGATATGGAGGACACATATCAGCCGCCTTTTAAAAGCTGTGTCGAGAAGGGTAAGGCAAGTTGTTTGATGTGTGCCTATAATGCGGTAAATGGGATACCGGCTTGTGCAAACAAGGATCTCTTAGAGAAGGCTCGAACTGAATGGGGGTTCCAAGGGTgatatcttctttctttttcccttttaaaaGACTACTTCTAAACTAAACTTCGCCTCGAAGATTCTTATGTGACTGTCCATTGTTGTGATTATAGGTACATTGCCTCTGATTGTGATGCTGTTGCTACTATATTCGAATATCAGAACTACGCGAAATCACCCGAAGAGGCAGTTGGAATTGCCCTTAAAGCAGGTCTTTTTCGTTTCACTGGGGCATGTTCTATCGTTTGGCTAAAGTTTCTAATGAATGGTTTTTGACAGGAACCGATATCAACTGTGGAACATACATGTTGCGCAATATGAAATCTGCACTCGAGAATAAGATTGTGGTAGAAAGTGATATAGACCGAGCTTTGCTTAATTTGTTTTCTGTACAGTTCCGGCTTGGACTTTTCAATGGGAATGCTGTAAATAGGAAGTTTGAGAGTTTCGGGCCTAAAGACGTGTGCAGTTCAGAGCACAGAAGATTGGCACTTGAAGCAGCGAGGCAAGGCATTGTGCTTCTTAAAAACGAGCAGAAGTTCTTGCCTTTGGATAAGACTCGCGTTTCTTCGCTCGCTGTTATTGGTCCAATGGCAAACACGAGCAGCCTTGGTGGTGATTACACAGGTACTAACGGCCCCCTAGGCTTAAACCTATAGATTTTGTGCTATTAACTTGTCCACACAATGAGCTTCAATACCGTATAAACAGGCTTTGCTGACTCTTTACGTGCTTTGCAGGAATACCGTGCACCCTGAAAAGCGTTCTTGATGGACTCGgagaatatatacataaaacaTCTTATGCAGCTGGCTGCTTAGACGTTGCTTGCAACTCCACCGATGGTTTTGCTGAAGCTGTGTCGATTGCTAAGAAAGCCGATTATGTCATTGTTGTAGTTGGGCTGGACTTATCCCAAGAAACCGAAGATCATGACCGTGATAGTCTTCTATTGCCAGGACAACAAATGGCACTAGTTAACGAGCTTGCTGGTGCCAGTAACAAACCATTAGTTTTGGTCCTTACAGGTGGCGGTCCTCTTGATATATCATTCGCCAAGAAAGACCCGAGAATTGCCAGTGTTCTTTGGATTGGTTACCCTGGTGAGGAAGGTCGAAAAGCAGTCTCCGAGATCATTTTTGGAGACTACAATCCAGGTTAGTATAGTGAACTATAAAAGTGATTTGTCACATTAGTTTAGGTATATGCATATGATTATGGAATgcgaataatatatatgtgacaCCAAATTGTTTCCGAATTGAACATAACCAGCTGGGAGATTGCCTATCACATGGTACCCGGAGTCATTCACTCAGGTGCCAATGAATGACATGAACATGAGGCCGGATCCCTCTCGTGGTTATCCGGGAAGAACCTATCGGTTTTACACGGGAGACAAAGTATACGAATTTGGGCATGGGCTAAGCTATTCAAGCTTTAGTCTTGAACTCTTATCCGCGCCAAGCAGGTTACGCTTATCCCAATCTATCAAGACAGAATTGAGGAGGAGCGTTCTAAACCGCGGGGGGAACGAGCCCTATGTTCATGTGGATGAAGTGTCAAACTGCGATTCATTGGCATTCTCCGTGCGGGTTTCTTTGAGGAACGATGGAGGCATGGATGGAAGCCGAGTCGTGATGTTATTTTCTAGGGCGCCGAGGTCTTATGCAGGAGCACCACAGAAACAATTGATTGGATTCGATCGAGTCCATGTGTCTGCCAATGGAGCAACTGAAACAAGCATTTCTATAGAGCCTTGCCAGCATCTGAgcattgtgaatgtggaggggAGCAGAGTATTGCCCTTAGGTGATCATACTCTGAGTTTAGAAGAGATAGAGCATGTTGTTTCAGTTGAAATATGATCCCAATTTGTCAATTCAAAGattttatcataaaaaaaaaaaaaagatttatcaTTGAAATAATGAAGTGGAAACTCCATGATAGTAGCTCTACCCATACTTATGTCGCATATACTCAATGTTGGTTCCTAGCACCCTTAGAgtgtgtgtttggaaacccagaaaatgatttccagaaatcattttatgGGTTTTCAATGTTTGGATGTGCTTGGAAAATCTAATcaacgaaaaatattttccattgactggaaaaatataactattttgaaagaaaatgacttccgccaaaatCATTTTTCGCAGCACTACAAAGCCCACGAACAACACCTACAAAGTTAGTTTCCGACGCGGTTTCCGGCTTCCGTCAGAAACTaactttgtttgtttgtttgtttgtttttaataaataatattatttttaatattattataaatatttttatattctaaataaaatatttaaaatgtttaattatacaattttactcattttttagaaaatgaatcaaacacacaaagacagttttatGCTGtgtaaccaaacactggaaatgaaaatattttctgaaaaataacttAATTTTCAGAAActatttttcaaaagtcattttcttactttccaaacgcacccttaatttcaacaattttacgtggaaaaaaaaaaaaaaacccttaaaCAACATGTAGCACATTTTGTAGAGACATGTAATGATGTAGGTGCGTACGATAATTGGTACACTAATTTTATACCAAGATCCATTGATAGTTTGGAAGAAATCGATTATCTTTAGGTTAACTAAGGTAATAATTACTGTCAAAGCGGGTCGACTCGCCCCATTAGCCCTGCCCCACCGCCGGCCTAACTCTTGGCGGGCTTTTGCGGGCTGGCTCgttaggcccgcgggctaggattcatgcaaccctagcccGTCCCGTGTGGGTTGGCGGGCCCCGTGGGTCAGCccgtaggttttttttttttttttttttttttttttttNNNNNNNNNNNNNNNNNNNNNNNNNNNNNNNNNNNNNNNNNNNNNNNNNNNNNNNNNNNNNNNNNNNNNNNNNNNNNNNNNNNNNNNNNNNNNNNNNNNNNNNNNNNNNNNNNNNNNNNNNNNNNNNNNNNNNNNNNNNNNNNNNNNNNNNNNNNNNNNNNNNNNNNNNNNNNNNNNNNNNNNNNNNNNNNNNNNNNNNNNNNNNNNNNNNNNNNNNNNNNNNNNNNNNNNNNNNNNNNNNNNNNNNNNNNNNNNNNNNNNNNNNNNNNNNNNNNNNNNNNNNNNNNNNNNNNNNNNNNNNNNNNNNNNNNNNNNNNNNNNNNNNNNNNNNNNNNNNNNNNNNNNNNNNNNNNNNNNNNNNNNNNNNNNNNNNNNNNNNNNNNNNNNNNNNNNNNNNNNNNNNNNNNNNNNNNNNNNNNNNNNNNNNNNNNNNNNNNNNNNNNNNNNNNNNNNNNNNNNNNNNNNNNNNNNNNNNNNNNNNNNNNNNNNNNNNNNNNNNNNNNNNNNNNNNNNNNNNNNNNNNNNNNNNNNNNNNNNNNNNNNNNNNNNNNNNNNNNNNNNNNNNNNNNNNNNNNNNNNNNNNNNNNNNNNNNNNNNNNNNNNNNNNNNNNNNNNNNNNNNNNNNNNNNNNNNNNNNNNNNNNNNNNNNNNNNNNNNNNNNNNNNNNNNNNNNNNNNNNNNNNNNNNNNNNNNNNNNNNNNNNNNNNNNNNNNNNNNNNNNNNNNNNNNNNNNNNNNNNNNNNNNNNNNNNNNNNNNNNNNNNNNNNNNNNNNNNNNNNNNNNNNNNNNNNNNNNNNNNNNNNNNNNNNNNNNNNNNNNNNNNNNNNNNNNNNNNNNNNNNNNNNNNNNNNNNNNNNNNNNNNNNNNNNNNNNNNNNNNNNNNNNNNNNNNNNNNNNNNNNNNNNNNNNNNNNNNNNNNNNNNNNNNNNNNNNNNNNNNNNNNNNNNNNNNNNNNNNNNNNNNNNNNNNNNNNNNNNNNNNNNNNNNNNNNNNNNNNNNNNNNNNNNNNNNNNNNNNNNNNNNNNNNNNNNNNNNNNNNNNNNNNNNNNNNNNNNNNNNNNNNNNNNNNNNNNNNNNNNNNNNNNNNNNNNNNNNNNNNNNNNNNNNNNNNNNNNNNNNNNNNNtttttttttttttttttttttttttttttttttttaaattaagtaaaaagcTATAAGCcgaaggccttgtggtcaagcggcacccggtgtacactcccatgtgaaagggagtgggttcgagccttagtggaggcattcagtaggttgagaaagtaactacgTACGGATACTGCATCGTAACCGAATCAgaagaactcaaaaaaatagtaaaaaactATAAAGATGACGAAAATGACCTagctaataaatatatatatatatatacgtatttatattaatttattttttaattaattagtacttGGCTCGCGGCCCGCACGGGCTAACCCGCGTGGATTGCGGGTCAATTTTGGCCCGCGTTTTCGCGGGCCTAACTTTTCATGACCCTACCTCGCCCCACCTCAAGGTGGGTGCGGGCCAGCTCGCGGACTTCGGCCCATTCTGACAGTACTAGTAAAAACTGACCTCTAGACAGGATTATGGTTAGACTGCCTTGAACAGTCTCAACTTTAATCCTCCCTCAAATCGCGGGCGTAACTTTTCATGACCCTACCTCGCCCCACCTCGAGGTGGGTGCGGGCGAGCTCGCGGACTTCGGCCCATTCTGACAGTACTAGTAAAAACTGACCTCTAGACAGGATTATGGTTAGACTGCCTTGAACAGCCTCAACTTTAATCCTCCCTCAAATGGATTATGGTTAGATAAAACATATGCTATTTGATTACATGATCATGCAAGAGATAATCACCTGTGATAATTCTAGTTTCATTACCTagcataaaaaagaaaaatcaattttacagtccccaaccaaacacagaCATCAAAAATCAGTTTATAAGAAAATTGGTATAAAGATAAATTTAGCTGCTTAGAATATGTTTCATGACATAACAAGTAAAATTCTACAACTTATTACGCCAAAGAAAGGTCCCACCGAGATTTGAACTCGGGTTACTGGATTCAGAGTCCAATGTCCTGACCACTAGACCATGGGACCTTGATGTTTCGttttgtatttctttattaaataagtttcttttaaattctttttgaaaatttccATATTCCTAGTTTCTGGATGATTACATGTtgctaataataatgaatttttgcTTCCTGAATGAGTCtttttttctaattaataaaaaaaattagaaattcatttttccatttcctacccaattcaaaaaaaaaaaaaagaaaaaagaaaaaagaaaaaaagaattcgacctttttttcttttttttttaaagattgaaaatatgaattttatttcttaGTGGGTAACAATGAGGATATTGGTAAAGATGAATTTGCGAACAAAAAAAAACGTTGGCATCCACTAGTTTGCCAACTTATCTTTAGATGTGCCTGAGCTAaagttttgcattttttttttataaagatgttaatgaaaatataaacaaatagaaTATTTGGTTGTTTAAGTTTAAAAGTATTTTAGacattaaacattttaattttttttttaattcagttTGTGATAATTGGTTTTTactaattaactattttttattgAGTTGATGCACTACTTCTATTTTgtagtgtaatattttttaattgtgaaATTACAAATACTTATGcatattatattaagaaaaattatttacaaatataacCCTATATTTTTTCTACACACATGTATACCATGCTTTGTTTCCTCTCTGtctcattcatatatatatatatataattgtgttcTGGTGCTGTAGGTAGTCCCAAGTGCGACAATGGAATTAGATCTGCgctgttaattttaatttcgcAATTGATCTCAATCGTTGATCTTTGAGATGTTGAATTTCACGCACTGAGGGGTAAATtagttaaacaaaaaaatttaaaaataacagTTCTTACTATTGTCTTTTCCACAACGTCTCCATTTACTTTGATTAGTTTGCATTTCATCTTCAGCAATCGGTGAATTTCGTAGAACAAAGCAATCATAACAACCACAACAATGACGTTTGAAAAGAATGTACCCCAACCAAACCAAACTTAGCAACCAACAACGGCTGTAAAAGGTAAATTTCATCTATTTTGAAGTGATTAGATTAGGGTTtaagattaattaaattatgcTCTACCTTTAGGTGTATGTGCATATTTAAAACCTTAGATGCGTACTTAAACCCTTTAGCTGCGTAGGTGAAGTGTTTAAGGTGCATGGGTTAACCTATCACTTGCATTAGAGTGCAAAGTGTGAAATCACACTGTAATGTGCGTGTTGTAACGCTTGAGGTGCGTACTTAAACCTTTTAGGTGCGTAGGTGAAGTGGTTAATGTGTGTGCTTAAACTATGATATGAAAATTTCATCTACTTTGAAGTGATTCACCTAGGGTTTAAGATTAATTTAAATTGCACACTACCTTTAGGTCCGTGCGCATATTTAAAACCTTATGTGCGTAATTAAACCTTTTAGTTGCGTAGATGGAGTGTGTAAGGTGCGTGGGTTAACCTATCACTTGTATTAGAGTTCGAAGTGTGAAATCACATTTTAGGTTCGCAGTTGTAATGCTTGAGGTGCGTACTTAAACTTTTTAGGTGTGTAGATGAagtatttaaggtgcgtgattaaAAATACGCACTGCATTAGAATTCGAAGTGTGAAATCGCATTTTAGGTGCCCACAAAATGGATCCGTTGGGACACAAGTGCTATACTATTTGGAAGATGTGTACAACATTCCTCGTATGAATTGGTGCTCATTTGTTATGAACACGTTGATGGAGAAATCAGTACAGTGGttaaagaagaaatttgaatattttccTAGTCTTCTATTGTTTTTGCTTATAAGTTTTAATAGTAGTTTATGTTTCTAACACCATTTATTTGTTTTCAGGTCTTTTATGTTGATCGCATTGTGCTATTCAATCGTCATGTTTA
This portion of the Ipomoea triloba cultivar NCNSP0323 chromosome 5, ASM357664v1 genome encodes:
- the LOC116021143 gene encoding probable beta-D-xylosidase 6, with the protein product MFNNSRFLFFFFLFDSLLLLHSGSATSYSKPQLPCQPPTHNSYPFCDTSLPIPARVHSLVSLLTVDEKIQRLSDNNSGIPRLGIPAYEWWSESLHGIASNGPGISFDGAVKSATGFPQVMLTAAAFNRSLWRSIAAATAVEARAMFNSGQAGLTFWAPNVNVFVDPRWGRGQETPGEDPMVVSDYAVEYVRGFQGQGLKGKNGRKYSISGNRMLEEEDDDGDDRLMLSACCKHLTAYGLEMWHEFSRYSFNAVVTKQDMEDTYQPPFKSCVEKGKASCLMCAYNAVNGIPACANKDLLEKARTEWGFQGYIASDCDAVATIFEYQNYAKSPEEAVGIALKAGTDINCGTYMLRNMKSALENKIVVESDIDRALLNLFSVQFRLGLFNGNAVNRKFESFGPKDVCSSEHRRLALEAARQGIVLLKNEQKFLPLDKTRVSSLAVIGPMANTSSLGGDYTGIPCTLKSVLDGLGEYIHKTSYAAGCLDVACNSTDGFAEAVSIAKKADYVIVVVGLDLSQETEDHDRDSLLLPGQQMALVNELAGASNKPLVLVLTGGGPLDISFAKKDPRIASVLWIGYPGEEGRKAVSEIIFGDYNPAGRLPITWYPESFTQVPMNDMNMRPDPSRGYPGRTYRFYTGDKVYEFGHGLSYSSFSLELLSAPSRLRLSQSIKTELRRSVLNRGGNEPYVHVDEVSNCDSLAFSVRVSLRNDGGMDGSRVVMLFSRAPRSYAGAPQKQLIGFDRVHVSANGATETSISIEPCQHLSIVNVEGSRVLPLGDHTLSLEEIEHVVSVEI